In Vibrio alginolyticus NBRC 15630 = ATCC 17749, the sequence TTTATTAGATGCGCAAGTTGGCACTCAAACTGGTGGAACTGGTCAAGTGTTCGACTGGTCACTGATCGGCGACCCAAGTCAAATTATGCTAGCGGGCGGACTGTCGCCAGAAAATGCTCAACAAGCAGCGACACTAGGTTGCTTGGGATTAGATTTAAACTCTGGTGTAGAAAGCGCACCAGGCAAAAAAGATTCACAGAAGTTGCTCGCGGCATTCACTGCTATTCGCAACTACTAAAGCTGGATATCAGCTAAAAAATTTAAAGCTATTCGTAGCGAAAAATACGAGAAGGAATATAACGATGGCAAAACTGAATGCCTACTTTGGCGAATACGGCGGTCAGTACGTTCCGCAAATTCTAGTTCCAGCACTGGAGCAACTAGAGCAAGCGTTTATCGACGCGCAAGAAGATCCAGAATTCCGCAGCGAATTCATGACGCTTCTTCAAGAGTATGCGGGCCGTCCAACGGCTTTGACTCTAACTCGTAACCTAACCAAAGGTACGAAAACCAAACTGTACCTAAAACGTGAAGACCTACTTCACGGTGGCGCGCACAAGACCAACCAAGTGTTGGGTCAAGCGCTGCTTGCAAAACGCATGGGTAAAAACGAAATCATCGCAGAAACAGGCGCAGGCCAACACGGTGTAGCAACTGCACTAGCGTGTGCGCTGCTTGGCCTTAAGTGTCGCGTTTACATGGGTGCAAAAGACGTTGAGCGTCAAAGCCCGAACGTATTCCGTATGAAACTAATGGGCGCAGAAGTTATCCCTGTCCACTCGGGCTCTGCGACACTTAAAGATGCATGTAACGAAGCGCTACGCGACTGGTCTGCAACTTATGAAGACGCGCACTACCTACTAGGTACAGCGGCAGGTCCTCACCCATTCCCAACCATCGTGCGTGACTTCCAACGCATGATTGGTGAAGAAACGAAGAATCAGATTTTGGCACGTGAAGGTCGTCTTCCTGATGCGGTTATCGCATGTGTGGGCGGTGGTTCAAACGCTATCGGCATGTTTGCTGACTTCATCGAAGAAGAAAGTGTTCGCCTAATTGGTGTTGAACCAGCAGGTAAAGGTATCGATACTGACCAGCACGGTGCACCACTTAAGCATGGTAAAACAGGCATCTTCTTCGGTATGAAAGCGCCATTGATGCAAGATCCAAACGGTCAAGTAGAAGAGTCTTACTCGGTATCTGCTGGCCTTGATTTCCCTTCAGTTGGCCCACAACACGCACACCTAAACGCAATTGGCCGTGCTGAATACGACAACGTGACAGACGATGAAGCGCTAGAAGCATTCCAAGAGATTGCACGTCACGAAGGTATCATCCCTGCTCTTGAATCTTCTCACGCCGTGGCACACGCACTAAGTATGGCACGTGAGAATCCAGAAAAAGAGCAATTGTTGGTTGTTAACCTATCAGGTCGTGGTGATAAAGATATCTTCACTGTACATGCCATCCTAGAAGAAAAAGGAGCAATCTAATGAGCCGTTATGAGAAGATGTTTGCGCGCCTAAACGAAAAGAGCCAAGGCGCATTTGTACCGTTCGTAACGGTTTGCGATCCAAACGCAGAGCAATCTTACAAAATCATGGAAACACTGGTTGAGTCTGGCGCAGATGCCCTTGAACTTGGTATTCCATTCTCAGATCCACTAGCCGATGGCCCAACCATCCAAGGCGCTAACATTCGCGCGTTAGAGTCAGGTGCAACACCAGATATCTGCTTCGAGCAAATCGGTAAGATCCGAGCTAAGTACCCAGAGTTGCCTATTGGTCTTCTGATGTACGCGAACCTTGTTTACTCTCGTGGTATCGAGAACTTCTATGAGCGTTGTGCAAAAGCAGGCATCGATTCTGTTTTGATTGCAGATGTGCCAACTAATGAAAGTGCCGAATTTGTTGCTGCTGCAGAAAAGTTTGGTATTCACCCA encodes:
- the trpA gene encoding tryptophan synthase subunit alpha, with amino-acid sequence MSRYEKMFARLNEKSQGAFVPFVTVCDPNAEQSYKIMETLVESGADALELGIPFSDPLADGPTIQGANIRALESGATPDICFEQIGKIRAKYPELPIGLLMYANLVYSRGIENFYERCAKAGIDSVLIADVPTNESAEFVAAAEKFGIHPIFIAPPTASDETLKQVSELGGGYTYLLSRAGVTGAETKANMPVGHMLDRLNQFDAPPALLGFGISEPAQVKQALESGAAGAISGSAVVKIIEANVEQPQIMLDKLGEFVSAMKAATQK
- the trpB gene encoding tryptophan synthase subunit beta, translating into MAKLNAYFGEYGGQYVPQILVPALEQLEQAFIDAQEDPEFRSEFMTLLQEYAGRPTALTLTRNLTKGTKTKLYLKREDLLHGGAHKTNQVLGQALLAKRMGKNEIIAETGAGQHGVATALACALLGLKCRVYMGAKDVERQSPNVFRMKLMGAEVIPVHSGSATLKDACNEALRDWSATYEDAHYLLGTAAGPHPFPTIVRDFQRMIGEETKNQILAREGRLPDAVIACVGGGSNAIGMFADFIEEESVRLIGVEPAGKGIDTDQHGAPLKHGKTGIFFGMKAPLMQDPNGQVEESYSVSAGLDFPSVGPQHAHLNAIGRAEYDNVTDDEALEAFQEIARHEGIIPALESSHAVAHALSMARENPEKEQLLVVNLSGRGDKDIFTVHAILEEKGAI